GCTCAACTCATCGCTGAACTCCTGTTCGATGTCGTAATATTCCTCCCCATTATCCACCGGCTCTACAGCCATTTGTACATCCTGCTCAACATCCTGCAGGACACCCGGCGTATCATCGGCGGGGGACTCCACAGGAACAGCAGGCGGATGTTGGTGCCCTTGCGGTGTCTGTAAAGATAACACCTGAACAGTTGAGATCTCTGGAGTTGAGGCCTCCTCTATCTCTTCCTGGAACTCTGGAACATTGCTCATGGCTCCGGTTATCGTTTCAACAATTCGCTGAACACCGCTTTTGTCAATCTTTTCGGAAGCAGGGAAAATCGTCAGGCCGGTGACAGTTTGGAGCTTGGCTCCCAGCTCCTCCTGGATCTCCCGTCTGCAGACAAGACCCACGGGCAGGTGAAACCCGAAATCCCACATTGTGGAAACGATCTCCAGACCTCCAAAGGCTCTACCGTCTGTGATACCAGAGGCTTCCAGATCAGTCAGCAGATAGGGGTTAATACCCTGCTGCCGAAGCTCCTGTATTTTCACCAGGGCATCAGCACCGTTTTCGTAGAGCAGCAGCTCGATCCCTGCACGGACAAAGCTGCCGGTGATTTCAACCACAAAGGGGACTTGAAGACCAACGGCCACAACTTTGCCGGATATCACGCCAGGGAGCTGCGGCAGAGTTTCAGGAACAACGAACTCACCCAGCTCTTCCGCCAGACCCTCTTCCGGCGTCGCCTCCTCAAAACTACCGGCTGATCCGGTCAAATGCTGTTCGAATTCATTTTCCCAATTGTCTCCCAACACACTTCCGGGATCCACCATTGAGCTCCTGTCCCGGACCTCTTCTGAGACGGCATCTCTCAGCATTTCATCTTTTCTTCTCGCCCCTTCCATAACCAGGAACTGGGCCCCGATACCTTCATCCAGAAAAAAGGGCGCAACTTTGAAAAGGAGGGGATGGGTATTCTCATCCTCAATAAGCTGAAAACTGAAGGTACCCTCCTCCCACATGAATAAAGAGTAGGTCAGCTCTTCAACCCTTGTTTTTAAAACCTCCTGAAAACTATCATGGCCGATCCCAAGCAGATCACGGAATTCCTGCGGCGAGGATGCTGAGTCCAGCTTCTCCCTTATGGATTCCAGCTGGTTCGCTTCGATAAGGCCATTTTCAGCTAACAGGGTTAATACACTCTCTTTTTCGTCAGAACTTGCCGCATAGATCACCTTGCCAGCCCTGATGTAGAGGCTTGCTTTCCCATCCGGGGCTTCGAGACGCAGAAGACCGGACCTCTTACTGAGGCTCACTATCTGGAGGATCTCTCCAAGGGAAAGATCTTCCAACCTTCCTACCAGGCTCATTGTGGGGTCTAAAACCGCACTGGATGAACCTTGGGTTCCACTGTTCTGTTCTCTGTTCACCTGCCCTCCGCCAAACGGTCCGCAAGGGGTTTGGGTAGCCCTGCACTAAGCATTTTTTCCTGGGTTATCTTGAATTCATAGGGGGATCGAAGTATTGAAAATTCCCCCTTGTCGGTGTCCAGTAGCCCAAAACATGCATCGGGATTTCCGTCTCTGGGCTGCCCAACGCTCCCCACGTTAACAAGATATCTGGCTCCATCAGCTACGGTGAATGAGTCACCAGGAAGGACCGATACCTGTCCGGACTTTCCCTTTTCTACTGTCACAGGTTGGTGGGAATGACCAACGAAGCAGAATGTGCTCTCAAAATGGGAAAAGTTTCTCTCGGCATCCCACAGGGAAAAAATATAGTTCCAGCTCTCCGGTTCCTGGGGATTGGCATGAACAATGGTCACACCATCATGTGACATCACCATAGGAAGAGTCGTGATAAAATCAATCGCCCAATTTTCCATCTGGGCGGAATTCCAGGCAATGGCTTTTTTCGCATTTGGGTTAAAGCTTTCAATATCTATTTTTCCCAGCGCCGCGATATCGTGGTTCCCCATGACAGCGATGTCGGCATTTTCCATAACCCACCTTGTACATGCGTTTGGGTCCGGGCCATATCCCACAACATCCCCTACAAAGTAGATCTCGTCCACTCCGATCCCGTCAATAGTCCCTTGAACAGCTTCCACTGCCTCGAGATTGGAATGTATATCTGAAACAATTGCTATTTTCATTCTCTATTCCGGCGATGCCACCGAACCGTCTCCGGTTCTAAGAGAAAGGGTGAAATCCTTATCGGTTGAAAAAAACGATACGTTAAACTGCCCATTTTTTTCAAAAGGTTGGGCAACTGCAACAAGGTCGTCCAGAACTCCCTTTTCGTGAACCCCGGCCAGTGGGATACCCTCAACGGCGAACTTCCCTCCCTCAATTCTTACAGCGGCATCGAGGGCAAGACGATAGGCCTCTTTTCGCAAATCCCGGCCGAACTCCTCCCCGGAACCAAGACCCGTCAGTATCACTTTTGGGGTCGGAACCTTGCCCTGAGTTGCCAAAACGGTGAGCTGTCCGAACTTGAACAGATCAGGTTTCCTCTTCCACAGAATGCTGACCGCCGCGTTGCAGCGCCAATCAAGCAGAGCCAGGGTCCCTGCCAGGGGTTTGACATCCGAAGGGTGAAAGAGCAGGAGGACATCCCCTCGGTAATTTAAGGCGCTGCCGCCGCGGATCTGGATTGGCATCAAGACTCCATTCCAAGGTCGATTCGTACCCTGTCCAGTACACCGTTAACAAAAGTCCCCGACTCCTCACCACCGAATTTTTTAGCAAGCTCAATGGCCTCGTTCAGCACTACCCTGACCGGTTTAGGTGTCTTGCCGGTCAACTCCGATACGGCCAATCTCAGTACGTTGCGGTCTACGGCCGCCATCCTGCTGAGCTCCCATTTCAAGGACGCTTTCCGGATGTGGCTGTCGATCTCATCCAGACGTTCCAATGTCTCCTCCACCAACTCCCTTGTGAACGCCCTGGTATTTTCAGGAATTTCACCGAAAGTGAGGACATGCATACAGGCCTCTTTCCGGGAGACCGGATTCAGGTCCATGCTGTAGAGGATCTTGAGAGCGTTTTCTCTTCCCTTTCTGCGGACACCCATAAGCAGCTATTCAGATCTGCCTGAGCAGATTTGCCATTTCCACTG
Above is a genomic segment from bacterium containing:
- a CDS encoding DUF4388 domain-containing protein translates to MNREQNSGTQGSSSAVLDPTMSLVGRLEDLSLGEILQIVSLSKRSGLLRLEAPDGKASLYIRAGKVIYAASSDEKESVLTLLAENGLIEANQLESIREKLDSASSPQEFRDLLGIGHDSFQEVLKTRVEELTYSLFMWEEGTFSFQLIEDENTHPLLFKVAPFFLDEGIGAQFLVMEGARRKDEMLRDAVSEEVRDRSSMVDPGSVLGDNWENEFEQHLTGSAGSFEEATPEEGLAEELGEFVVPETLPQLPGVISGKVVAVGLQVPFVVEITGSFVRAGIELLLYENGADALVKIQELRQQGINPYLLTDLEASGITDGRAFGGLEIVSTMWDFGFHLPVGLVCRREIQEELGAKLQTVTGLTIFPASEKIDKSGVQRIVETITGAMSNVPEFQEEIEEASTPEISTVQVLSLQTPQGHQHPPAVPVESPADDTPGVLQDVEQDVQMAVEPVDNGEEYYDIEQEFSDELSDIDLPLDGTQQTQAPPQKASSDPYMARLSSYVNELNRQDISGEITLLALRFASAFANRAILFLIRKNDIKGLGQFGVDLGQDINADSVVRSLNLPLEENSIFQWVTENRQSYKGPPTGSSTEFALFEALGGSVPGEIFLGPIVSMGKVAVLLYGDNYPQRDGLEPTHTLDIFLSHVGLALDRAFLEMKLKSQRS
- a CDS encoding metallophosphoesterase family protein, whose translation is MKIAIVSDIHSNLEAVEAVQGTIDGIGVDEIYFVGDVVGYGPDPNACTRWVMENADIAVMGNHDIAALGKIDIESFNPNAKKAIAWNSAQMENWAIDFITTLPMVMSHDGVTIVHANPQEPESWNYIFSLWDAERNFSHFESTFCFVGHSHQPVTVEKGKSGQVSVLPGDSFTVADGARYLVNVGSVGQPRDGNPDACFGLLDTDKGEFSILRSPYEFKITQEKMLSAGLPKPLADRLAEGR
- a CDS encoding M17 family peptidase N-terminal domain-containing protein → MPIQIRGGSALNYRGDVLLLFHPSDVKPLAGTLALLDWRCNAAVSILWKRKPDLFKFGQLTVLATQGKVPTPKVILTGLGSGEEFGRDLRKEAYRLALDAAVRIEGGKFAVEGIPLAGVHEKGVLDDLVAVAQPFEKNGQFNVSFFSTDKDFTLSLRTGDGSVASPE
- the nusB gene encoding transcription antitermination factor NusB, with product MGVRRKGRENALKILYSMDLNPVSRKEACMHVLTFGEIPENTRAFTRELVEETLERLDEIDSHIRKASLKWELSRMAAVDRNVLRLAVSELTGKTPKPVRVVLNEAIELAKKFGGEESGTFVNGVLDRVRIDLGMES